gctccctttttaattgcttttgcaatatatatttttgggctgagaaaacatgcactttattttaaacacaatggatacaagtacatactaaattctacactgagtttgaaccgaaaatcccttagctttggtaactagtaactgccagttataagaactggtgggcgcgagtagtagtatatggatccatagggcttgatatccccgtccgagctagagcactagccttttaacggacgtatgctatttgagaagcgtacacgttggtttgcgtgtattattaagatgattatacaaagggtacaaattatatatacgttaaagtttagttaccagggtgctcaatttcgtagaatattttgataaacgtttctggatgaaacaactgaaatcttgtgatccacttttatataatctattgataaacgtttctggatgaaacaactgaaatcttgtgatccacttttatataatattttgataaacgtttctggatgaaacaactgaaatcttgtgatccacttttatataatctattgataaatgtttctggatgaaacaactgaaatcttgtgatccacctttatatacagattatacgaaacattaaaactatgaactcaccaacctttgtgttgacacttgttggcatgtttattctcaggttccctagaagtcttccgctgtttgcttacatgatatacaagctatgtgcatggagtcttgcatgctttattcaagaaaacgttgcattcacaaaaccatcatcatgtatctattttgactgcattgtcaacggaagtattattattgtaaactattatttacggtgattgtctatatgtagaaatcatcagatgtcgaaaaccttggaatttaatattcatttatggtatgccttttcaaaagaatgcaatgtttacaaaacgtatcatatagaggtcaaatacctcgcaatgaaatcaatgaatgacgtgttcgtccatatggatttggagcgatcgtcacattatcgcaagtttattttatcgcacttttattattcgtaatttcattatcgttatttactttacgctttaatttaagtcttgtatttattatattttacattaggttttaactgcgactaaagtcttaaaatcgacaaaccggtcattaaacggtaaaaaccccccctttataacaataatattacttatatatatatttgtatttttataaaagtaaactaatatagcgttgagctttgttcaaagatttccctgtggaacgaaccggacttactaaaaactacactactgtacgattaggtacactgcctataagtgttgtagcaaggtttaagtatatccattctataaataaataaatatcttgtgtaaaattgtatcgtatttaatagtttttcctagtaaaataataactattttatatacacctcgcttcacatcaagtaccACGACACCCAAAGTTAGCTCGAGAGATAAAGATGTTCCCGAAAAAGAACCAAGAAAGAAGCCCATCATAAATACTTATAGTCGGGCAGACAACGACAAGTTCTAGAGATGTAATCAGACTGGACACAAGTCAAATAATTGCTACAACGTAGGTCAGTCAATTACACCTAGTACACCGAAGAGCATGAGGAAGTAGAATACGATGATGTGTTATATGGGGTATGCAGGCGAGACTGAACAGAAGATGATACTGTCACAACCCTAGTGGACCGGAGAGTCTTACTAGCTCGAAAATGGGCAGATTTATTACACTACAACGTTCACCACATCACAAGTCGGTTTCAATATTTGGCAAGCCACCAAATGGGTATCATTATATATCATTTGGAAACACCGGAACGCCAAGATTTTTAATAAAAAAGAATGGAACATTGCCACGATTATCTCAGAGATTCAATCACTAACTTTTGCATGGATCTCAAAAAGGTCCAAAAAATCAACCATCGAGTGGCATCAGTGGCTAATTAATCCGTCTTCCTACACATCCTCAAATACTCATAGAACGGGCATCGGTTAACTTGGAATTCAAATATCAGCCCTCACCGTTGTAACCCATGTACCACATACCATACTTTTCTAGGTTCCCCACTATCACTTGGTTAAATGGAAGTGGCTCCCGACTTTGTCATCGCATTTGCGGTATTGTACGGGCATTTCTTCTCAGCTCGTTTTTTCAAGTGCCGCGGTGTTAGTGGCTCCTAGTTTAGTTTGTTATTGGTATATGTTTTTATTCCGTATTTTTAACACTATGTAGATATACAAATGTATAGAATATAGGGCCTTGTAATTCTccaagtttttaataataatattttacttgcttttcaaaaaaaaaaaaaatgttccatTATAGAGGACGAGTTCTTTTCAAGTGGAGGAGACTGACGTAGGACTACATTATGAATTGGAATCAGACTGATTAGTAGTTTGGGTTGGGTTTGAGTTTAGAAAAGATCATGCGGCTAGAATTTCTATATATTAAgagatttaattaatttgtttctTGTTCCTTAATTTTAGTAGTTATTATTGGAGTTTTTTTCTTTTctaatatcttttattttaattatcAAATATGGCGTGTAAACCTTGAGAGGGATTAAATTATTTGTTTCAGATGAAGAAATCGTGTTACTTGAATTGGAGTTGGCTTTCATATCAAGATTAATCACATCTTGATCTCCATTACGCCCAATCATATTATTTTATACGGAGTAGTAGTTTTGAAACATTTTAGCAACTTGTAATTTTGTTTCAAGTTGTTTTGAAACGTTATTACCAGTACTTTTATTTTGGAATTACCAAAGAAGTGATTCAACGGTACCCACACTCAAATATTTTTGGAGACCCACCATGTGGAAGTTTGCCACATACAGACGCATGTTCGATCTCTACGGGGGTCAATCTGTCACATGGTTGGGGTTCCAGGATAGGGGAGTTTCCCAGAGCTATTCCTTGTGAGGTGGACAATGGCTGGTGAAGGCACACGGGATCATGATGTTCCCGTCAATTTACACCTTTTACCCCACATTTTGGAATTTTTTGTCCCTTGTAATCTAAAATTATGGAATAGTTACCGTTCCCACACCGCTATGAACATACTTTTGGTTGATCAAGAAGGTCCCTCAACTTCCCATACTTGATGTAACACTCCCTCTAAATTCCAACTTTTGTAATCTAGTTAAACTTCCAATATATAGAAGAAGAAATGTTTTAAATGGTTGTGATTACTCAACCAAAGGAACTGCCAAAATGCCCTTGGGAACAGCTTTCATGTCAACATTCCAAAAGACAAACACAGACTTGAACATATTCTTATTTTGTCACCACCTTGACTCCTCACTTACAATATAATGAATCCCTTAGTTATCAAACatactatttttaatatattttgtgcATACAACAATCCAAAATGTGGGGTTCTCCCATTGTCTTTATAAACGGCCTTGGCTTTTCTTTTATCATACCTCGTAAATTTATACGAGCTCTCATATGTTCTTTCTCCCATTGGCACTAAAATAAAGATTAGCATAGTGTTACAAGTATTGTACGGTCATTAATCGATCATTCGTGCCTTCTTTAGTGAAAAAAATACTCGCCATTAACTAAATGAATCCCCTTATTTTCGATTCTTTGATCCTACAACATGAAACCAACATACCCCAACAATTCATATGGCCTGATCACGAGAAACCAAATTCACAAAAACCTAAGGAACTCGAAGTTCCTTTAGTGGACCTCGGAGGCTTCCTATCTGGACAACCTAGTTCAGCTAAGGAAGCCTCCATGGTCGTTGGTGAGGCTTGCAGAAAACATGGTTTCTTTCTAGCGATCAACCATGGTGTTAATGCAAGCCTCATAGAAGACGCTCATAAGTACATAGACTTGTTCTTTGGGCTCCCTCTTTCAGTAAAACAACGAGCCCAAAGAAAAGTTGGTGAAAGTTTTGGATATGCTAGCAGCTTCACCGGAAGGTTCTCCTCTAAATTACCATGGAAAGAAACACTCTCTTTTCATTTTTCGGATGACAATAAGTCATCCAACAAGGTGAAGGACTATTTTGAGAATACTATGGGAGTAGAATTTACTCGACTTGGGTAAGTTTTGTTATTTGATTTCAATTATAGGTAACATTTTGAGCATACTATGTAATAAATCAAGATTTTTAACATGTCCTTGTCATCATAACAGGAAAGTTTACCAAGAATATTGCAATGCCATGAGTAAACTTTCACTCGAAATCATGGAGTTATTGGGGATAAGCCTCGGTGTAGATCGCGCTCATTTCAAGAAATTCTTCGAGGATAACGATTCCGTAATGAGGCTAAACTACTACCCACCATGCCAAAAACCAGACCTCACTTTAGGAACTGGCCCTCATTGTGATCCAACATCCTTAACAATTCTCCACCAAGATTCAATTGGTGGTCTAGAAGTATTCATAGACAACGAGTGGCGTTCGATTGCTCCTAACCCTAACGCGTTCGTCATCAATATTGGTGATACATTCATGGTACTATACAAGTACATTAAACTCcataacattttatttcattttcttttggATATATTTGTTTATTATGGATATATATTGTCCTTTTCAGGCGCTTTCAAATGGAAGATACAAAAGTTGCTTACATAGAGCAGTGGTTAACAACAAAATTCATAGAAAATCACTTGCTTTTTTTCTATCTCCAAATAGGGATAAGGTGGTTAGCCCACCAGATGAATTGGTGGATGAAAACAACCCTAGAATATATCCAGATTTTACATGGTCTAGTTTGCATGAATTCACTCAGAAGCATTACAGATCTGATATGAATACACTTGATGCTTTCACCAACTGGATTCAACATAAAAACTGCTGATGTCATCATTTCCATTTTTGTCGACAGTCGCATGAAGAAATTAAAGCAGCAAGAACTTAGTTTTCATGTTGGCTAAAATGAGAATATTAAAGCACATGCATAAGGCAATTTTGTAtttcttttattttgttttatttaagtAAATATGTAGGCATGCAACAAATTTGACTTACTACATATAACTCTGTTTATTTGTAAGAATGCaagaaattaaataaataaataaagatagacTAACTATCGTTTGAGCCTAAATTGGATTTCAGAATTTAAAACTCATTGAAATTTGTAATTAGCATTTTCATGgtgtctattattatttttattttagtatttttatttttttctaactttttcgtatttaaaggcgggaagtcctctcggaagcaatctctttatccgtcgaataaagagagggatgactttctctacttttgagagtgttttactCTGAGTTAGAAAATGACTTATCTTTATTCTCGAATAAAAAAAAATTACCTAAATATTAGGTCTCCAATACTAACACATATATGGTATTGGATTTTGTTGGTGGTGGTGTTAGTATAGAGTAACTACATAATGAAGGATCCTATGCTTTATTAATTAATCAATCACCAATCATTTTTGTCCCTTTTATATGGAATCTTGAAATAGCTACCCAGTACCCACCAATTCTTTTTTAACTTATTCAAACTTGATTTACTAATTAATGTGCGGTTTTGTTCAGGGATCTAAAAGTTTACAAAACTGATTACGTAATTAAGTAGGTATGTatgaattaatattaattaaaattatcactttatGTTAATGGATAGGACAAACTTTACTCTTAATAATTCtcactgatttttttttttttattaacctGGGTATTCAAAAACATTCTCACTTATTTAACATGTGTAAATGCTAATTAATTAATTCCCCATTTTGTGGTCACAAATCTGAAAAAGAAACAAATGCCACTTCGATCTCTATATATATACGATGATTTTTTCTCATGTACTTATTATTTTTAGATAAACAATACGCTTAATTATGTTTTAAAAATCTGATTAGTTGATCGGTGTCTAAGTACCAAACAAGTTTGAGTGGGATAGGGAGAGTCGCTTCCAAGGAGGACGAGAGATTTCTTTACAAGGCTACCGGACCCTGAAGAGCTTGAAATCGAGATATTGGAAACACAAAGAACGGTAACAACATGGATTCAACTGAAAACCAAATCACCTCGTTTTTATTCTTCAACTTGCCAACACACTGGAATTTTTCTGACCTATGGAGGCTTTTCATCAAGCATGGAAAAGTCACCCAAGTCTACATTCCAAGAAAACTTCTGAAAAATGGGAAACGATTCGGGTTTGTAAGGTTTCAATATATTGGAGAACATGAGACTGTAACCGTCGCAAGATCAAGTTGGTGATTTTAATGTGATCCAATGCATCATTTTAGTGTATTGGATTTACTAGGTTGAGAATGAAGCAATCTCTAATACTCTAAAACGGATTTGGAGAGTCTGGAGTACACGTCCGTCAAAGAATTGAAGAAATAACTTGAGTTGGGTTGTAGTTTGTTGAAGAAACAAACTAAGATGGTTGCGGGCTTAAGGAGCGGCGCACCAGGATATCTGGTGAGCCGCACCTAGTGATTTGGTACGTCACTTTTGttgccaaaagcgtcgctccttaTAACTTCAAAGGGTCCAAAAGAATCACGAAGCAAAAGGTAATTTTGGTAGTTCTAAGGAGCACCACTCCTCTTCTCAAGAGCGTCGCTCCTGTGTGCTGGTAATGCAGAAAAGTGGCAACTATCGCCTAAACATTTTGCAACGTTTCACAAAGAGTTGGTTATTATTCAAGGACGTTTTGGGACTTGTTTAAAAGGCTTTATTAGGGTCctaatgcaccatttcaaacaagtACACAGCCTAGAGTTGTGACTCTTGATCATAACTACTTTTGAAAGGCTGCAACACTTCATTGCACCTTTTGAACATTGTAAATAAAACACCTCTTTCATTATGGAAAGGTTCCAGAAATTTGATATTTCACACATACTTTCAACTCTCAAACTTACAGAATTTATTTCCTACAATTGCAAGGAACAATTCTCTTTTGGTCAAGAATATTGTTCATACTAGTCATATCCTAATAGTGATTTTCTGTAACCCGTGACCAAGTGGGTCAaaatactctattaagaaagtATTCACACGATTCTAGTATCTATCCGGCTACAGATTCACAACCCACTAATCTACATTTCTAACAAATTAATAGAGTATTTTAGAATCATGGTCGGTGAGTCTGTTAAAGAGACGActtcaaggtttgcaaagttggagAAGTTTGAGGGTGCATATTTTAGAAGATGGCAAAAGAAAATGCAGTTTTTATTGACCACTTTAAAGGTGGTTTACGTTCTATCGACCCAGAGTCCCGCCGAGATTGAAGAAAAGACCTTAGAAAACATCCATCTTAGGAGCAAATGGGACAATGATGACTTGTTATGAGACgacacgtcctaatccataaggacgaacacaataacatatgattacattgctaggtatttgacctctatatgatacattttacaaacattgcattcattttaaaagacaaactttcatttcatcgaaagttgataggcatgcataccatttcataatatccaactataaatgacctaatctgcattttgcttaatcataatctttaatgaacttaatgacttgaatgcaacgtctttgaaatatgccatgaatgaccccaaataatatctttaaaatgagcaaatgcacagcgaaagatttctttcatatttgagaataaacatgctttcaagtgtcaaccaaaaggttggtgagtacataggtttattataatcgatcattttcataattttaatagaccacaagatttcatatttttatttctcataaacatcatgcatgcatatagccatctgcataaaaaaaatcattcatatggattgaacacctggtaaccgacattaaccataatgcatagaatatccccacagacatcgacgtctgtataataataatctcgaagtactaaagccatccatagacatgaatgggggttgttaggcccaatagatctatctttaggattcgcgtcaattaggggccatttccctaattcttaggttaccagacttgaagggcgatatttgatttcgataatccaaccatagaatgtaatttcgattacttgtgtctatttcgtaaaacatttataaaacagcgcatgtattctcagtcccaaatatatattgcaaaagcatttaaaaagggagtaatgaaactcacgatactgtattttgtagtaaaaacacatatgacgaaactgaacaatgcagggttggcctcagattcacgaacctatatcatttgtatatatattaatacgtatatttGTAATCGatccaaattatatacatataactttattagttatattattttatattattaatatatatgtttcatatatttattttgtatattttatataatttacaatattaatttgattagattatatgtatttaaatatattgaatatatatatatatatgtatgtatatatatatatatatatatatatatatatcttttgttaataatactgtaataataataataataataataataataataataataataataaaaatatgaaatcatactaatactaatattaatgataataataattttaacaaaaatactacttttactaaaatgatacttttcttAATAATGCTAAATTttagaaataatgatatttataataataattataataacaatattggttttaatcgtaatgatactattaataataacttaGATGATAATTTTGATAGTTTTAACTAaagtaatatttttagtaataataataataataatagtactaatactgataataataattacaataatacttttactactaatgataataagtatAGAAATAACAAcgttaataagaataatgatattaatgatgataatgatactgagttgtattataataactatgatactaagaattataataattttattgattcctttaaatcataatataattaaaTTTTGAATCAATTTTATAAACTTTATCATATCATCTTTtattatataattacatttttaacatgttttataTACTAGGAGTCATAATAATGATACATAGCaatgataatacaataataatagtactactaataataatattagtaattataatactaataatttttaaatggtaatgctagtaataataataataataatatcataagttacattaataataataataatcatatagttaataataataattatcataataatagtaattaataataataattaataattctaataataataacaataatgaaaatgataataataatactaattataattctaataataatactaattataattctaataataataacattaataataataataatcagcttaataataataacaataataataatattaataataataataagagaaaagaaaactaccttcaaagaaattagtttttttttttaaaaaaatgtcccgagccaggctcgaacccaagacctcccgttcAACCAACACTCCCATTAACCACTCGTCCATTAGTGTTTTTCTGAAATAAAATGTATCCTAATATAATCAACCCTTGTATTTCTGTTTTCCTTTTCTTCTCCATCTTCACAACCCAAATCGACCAGGAATCAAGACCCTTTTTCATCGACTTTAATATATAATTTTAGGATTTTCAAACGTACTGGAAACAATGAATTTGAGgtaattgggtttaatcagaaagaaaagaaaaattaaagAGAGaatctgctgctgctgctgctgctgtttacGTAAAAAAAAACACCATAATTGATTTCGAATTCTAGCTCGTTTTAGGTTGAAACTGCAACATGAATTATATTCTAAATCTTCATTACAAACTTTCTGAATCcttaattgatcctaaaacatcaaattgaattcgaatttcgtgatgaacaaattcgttgactttttgaaattgaactttgactcgaaaattggggTTCGTTAATTGAAATTGAAGGCTGTAACATTACAGGAAGTTTGAGCAGAAGATTCCTAACAACTTGGCATTATCACTTTTTGAAATTGAAATCGAATTCGAGCTATGTAACTTTGAGTTCAAGAACAGAGATAAaagctttatttttctgtatttttctatttaaatcattAAAATTTATAATTGGTGATAATGGTGGACGATTGTCTGCTATTATTATGATATAGCTGATTGTTTTATAGTGAAAATTTTATCAACCTCAATTATCGTGGGTAGACAGGAAGACAAAACCAAAAGaagaaaaaatacaaaaaaattagAAACCGATAAAGAACTTTAACAAAGTTGTACGATTGATATAGATGTCTAACCATTTTTGATTTGTATTGAGGACAGAATCACAATCAGATTAAAAGCATAACACTGAATTCAATTTCATCTGTATTATTATATTTAGCAttgttaattaataaatataaatatattaataataataaaaataataataagaataataataataatagaattaataataataataataataataataataataataataataataataataataataatcttaagataatattaataataacaataaattatATTAAAATCATAACTACAATAATGGTAGTGATagtaatgacaatattaataataaatgatagtttttaataataataactaataatatttaaattataattataatttgaatcattcttataataatatttatatttaaaaaaaaattattatgataatcataaccttaaaattataattatgacaatatttgtaaaaaaaaacttttaataatttcagtaataacaataatgatattaatattattaatactgatattaatataataatttaaatatgtcaaattttatatctatatatattaaatatattaatacaactaatactgatattaatactaattttaacattaatattaataataaagtaataataatattactataacaactatattttcaacttgtaattacatttaatatattaatattacaatttattaattgtatcatatttactaaatatacaatatatatcatatattgaatattgaatatttatttattttaatataatgcAATATACAGATAATTATCGATtgcgtatagaaatcatatatattcaatattcatagacatgttttaaatatacgttgcgagttatttatatacttactaattaatattctaacttattgtatattttcaaattatgttatttaaacaaaaatattttaataaaaaaattctattgaatcgaaaaatATTTTcacacgtttgaaactaaatcaattgaatattatgaaatttagttctcCACTATCTTTTGTCCAACTTTCATTGTTTAACCCTCTGTTCCcacttgtagatcactttaccatttattccgaatattgtttaaAAGGAACGATTCCTcatatcaacgtggacctcacaacagagactcataataatATCTTAATCTTTAAAGggcttaataaatatcttttagtTCAATCGTTTGACATTTTCTTTCAACTTTGCTAGttcaatatatcaaatagatatgggaaccaataagtttaatgtacggtatcataaaCATACtattttgttaatgttttcaattattataactatatattatatatataaatatctatatacacataatgttcgtgaatcgtcgatcacagtcaaagggtaattgattacatgaatataaatttcaaaaatttatgagactcaacattacagactttgcttatcgtgtcggaaacatataaagattaagtttaaatttggtcggaaatttacgggtcgtcacatgtTGTGTCGTGGAAACATCTTGAACAATATGTTCGATGATTTATTTGATGTTTATAATTCTGTTGAGTCGGCAAAGGAACTATGGGATAGGTTCGAGGCTAAATACATGGTCGAGGATGCCTTTAGCAAGAAATTTCTTGTCAGTAAATTCAACAATTATAAGATTATTGATACAAGACCAATCATAGTGCAATTTCATGAGATCCTAAGGATCTTTGGACAATTTGTTCAACACAAGATAAATATGGATGAAACCATTTTGGTTTCATTTATCATTGATAAATTGCCATCTCCATGGCAAGATTTTAAACGCACTTTGAAACACACGAGGGAGGAAATGAATTTGAATGAGTTGGGTAGTCACTTACGTATTGAGGAATCAATACGGGTGCAAGAAAGTGGCAAGAGAAAAGGTAAGGAAGTGGGATCATCTTCTGTCAACATGATAGAAGATAATCACCGCGGGAACAAATACAACAAGAAATCAAATGGTAAGAAATGTAAGTTTGATGGCAACAAGAATGGGTCCAATAAGTAGGCCAAAAAGACTTGTTGGAGATGTGGCAAATTTGGGCAATTTAAACGGGATTTCCAGGTAAAGAACATTGAAGGGGGAAGCATATCGGGTGTGGTTCAAGGATCTAAGGATTCGACTCCAAATCAAGGTCAAAATTATGACTTTGTGACTTACCAATTAAGAACTATGTTATACATATTTCTGATGCATTTTATGTGTAGGATGATAATGTTGGATGGTGGATAGATTCGGCTGCCACTTTCCATGCTTGCAAGGATTGTCATTGGTTCAAGATATTTGTACTGGATAATGATGTATTACATATGGGCAACCAAGCTATAACAAATGTTCAAGGTTATAGAAATAGTGTATTGAAGTTTAGCTCCGAAAAACAATTACTCtttataatttattatatgtacCTAACTTAagaaataatcttatttctaatctcATATTGAATAAATGTGGGTATAAACAAGTGTTTGAATCAGAAAAATATATCTTGTTTAAAGGTGGTGTGTTTATTGATTTTGGCAATTATAATAATGACATGTTTATGCTTAATCTCAAGAATGTTCCTAATGTCATGAATTCTACTTG
This genomic window from Rutidosis leptorrhynchoides isolate AG116_Rl617_1_P2 chromosome 2, CSIRO_AGI_Rlap_v1, whole genome shotgun sequence contains:
- the LOC139893409 gene encoding gibberellin 20 oxidase 1-like; translation: MNPLIFDSLILQHETNIPQQFIWPDHEKPNSQKPKELEVPLVDLGGFLSGQPSSAKEASMVVGEACRKHGFFLAINHGVNASLIEDAHKYIDLFFGLPLSVKQRAQRKVGESFGYASSFTGRFSSKLPWKETLSFHFSDDNKSSNKVKDYFENTMGVEFTRLGKVYQEYCNAMSKLSLEIMELLGISLGVDRAHFKKFFEDNDSVMRLNYYPPCQKPDLTLGTGPHCDPTSLTILHQDSIGGLEVFIDNEWRSIAPNPNAFVINIGDTFMALSNGRYKSCLHRAVVNNKIHRKSLAFFLSPNRDKVVSPPDELVDENNPRIYPDFTWSSLHEFTQKHYRSDMNTLDAFTNWIQHKNC